The Juglans regia cultivar Chandler chromosome 2, Walnut 2.0, whole genome shotgun sequence genome includes a window with the following:
- the LOC108997860 gene encoding omega-hydroxypalmitate O-feruloyl transferase-like: MENAGNSSFQLRVKQEEPTLVTPAEETEKHLYFLSNLDQNIAVTVRTIYCFKSDAKGNEEAAKVIKEALSKVLVHYYPLAGRLTISSEGKLIVDCTGEGAVFVEAEADCRIEEIGDNTKPDPITLGKLVYDIPGAKNILEIPPLVAQVTKFKCGGFVLGLCMNHCMFDGISAMEFVNSWGETARGLSLNIPPFLDRSILKSRNPPKIESQHHEFAEIEDISETSKVYKEEMLYSSFCFDPEQLKQLKEKAMEDGVLDKCTTFEALTAFVWRARTQALRMQPDQKTKLLFAVDGRSRFEPPLPKGYSGNGIVLTNSICRAGEQLEHPLSFTVGLVQTAVKMITDSYMRSAIDYFETTRARPSLAATLLVTTWSRLSFHTTNFGWGEPIFSGPVALPEKEVILFLSHGKERKSVNVLLGLPASAMKIFERLMHV; encoded by the exons ATGGAGAATGCTGGTAATAGCTCCTTTCAACTTCGTGTAAAGCAAGAAGAACCAACTCTGGTTACACCTGCAGAGGAAACAGAGAAGCATCTGTACTTCCTCTCAAACCTAGACCAGAACATTGCAGTTACAGTACGTACTATCTACTGCTTCAAATCAGATGCTAAGGGCAACGAGGAAGCTGCGAAAGTAATAAAGGAAGCCTTGTCAAAGGTTCTTGTTCACTACTACCCACTTGCGGGGCGGTTAACAATCAGCTCAGAAGGAAAGCTGATAGTGGATTGCACGGGGGAGGGTGCTGTTTTTGTTGAAGCCGAAGCAGACTGTAGAATAGAGGAGATTGGAGACAATACAAAGCCCGACCCAATCACTCTTGGAAAGCTGGTTTATGACATTCCTGGTGCAAAGAACATACTTGAAATACCTCCACTTGTGGCTCAG GTGACTAAGTTCAAATGTGGAGGTTTTGTTCTTGGGCTATGCATGAACCATTGTATGTTTGATGGAATTAGTGCCATGGAATTCGTGAACTCATGGGGTGAAACTGCAAGAGGCTTGTCCCTAAACATCCCGCCGTTTCTTGATAGAAGCATCCTCAAATCCCGAAACCCACCAAAGATAGAGTCTCAGCACCATGAATTTGCTGAGATTGAAGATATATCAGAGACCAGCAAAGTTTACAAAGAAGAAATGCTTTATAGTTCCTTCTGTTTTGACCCCGAACAGCTTAAACAACTCAAGGAAAAAGCCATGGAAGATGGGGTTCTAGACAAGTGCACAACATTTGAAGCCCTTACAGCTTTCGTCTGGAGGGCTCGAACTCAGGCGTTAAGAATGCAACCAGATCAAAAGACAAAGCTTCTCTTTGCTGTTGATGGGCGGTCTAGATTTGAGCCTCCATTACCAAAGGGGTACTCTGGCAATGGGATTGTgttaactaattcaatatgtAGGGCAGGTGAACAACTGGAACACCCGCTGTCATTCACAGTTGGGCTGGTTCAAACTGCAGTGAAAATGATTACAGACAGTTATATGAGATCAGCCATAGATTATTTTGAAACAACAAGAGCTAGGCCTTCTCTTGCAGCAACCCTGCTGGTCACAACTTGGTCTAGGCTATCTTTCCACACTACAAACTTTGGATGGGGAGAACCCATTTTTTCTGGGCCGGTGGCTTTGCCTGAGAAGGAAGTAATTCTTTTCCTCTCTCatgggaaagagagaaaaagcgTAAATGTTCTTCTGGGTTTGCCTGCTTCTGCTATGAAAATCTTTGAACGACTCATGCATGTTTGA